A genomic stretch from Telopea speciosissima isolate NSW1024214 ecotype Mountain lineage chromosome 7, Tspe_v1, whole genome shotgun sequence includes:
- the LOC122668539 gene encoding protein FAR1-RELATED SEQUENCE 1-like yields MRSTQLSESINADLKDYTKCTLDIVQFFKHFVRVVNDKRANELKAEFDSRNKLPKNAYKHTPIMVQASKVYTPLIFGLFHDEYESFGMCYIKEKDESNTIQKYVVGVFSSAGVGYKVECNPSEYILECNCKKFESFGILYCHVMKIMERLDIKVIPEAYILNRWTHGARKMVVEDISGKEVEEDVNLDFTQRYRILCPKLVKIATQASNSTEGYALVNNVASDLCKQLENLSRQAPNLNEEESTEDLNLYIVKGLKKKERKKKPGSNPSLQLWNG; encoded by the exons ATGCGGAGTACACAGCTAAGTGAAAGCATAAATGCAGACTTGAAGGATTATACAAAGTGCACTTTAGATATTGTACAATTTTTTAAGCATTTTGTGCGGGTAGTGAATGATAAGCGTGCTAATGAATTGAAGGCTGAGTTTGATTCAAGAAATAAGCTGCCAAAGAACGCATATAAGCACACACCCATAATGGTACAGGCATCAAAAGTATACACTCCTTTGATATTCGGCTTATTTCATGATGAATATGAATCATTTGGTATGTGCTACataaaagagaaagatgaaagtaataCCATCCAAAAGTATGTTGTTGGTGTTTTTAGTTCAGCTGGGGTGGGATATAAAGTTGAATGTAATCCATCTGAGTATATACTTGAATGTAACTGCAAGAAATTTGAGTCATTTGGCATCCTATATTGTCATGTTATGAAGATTATGGAAAGATTAGATATCAAGGTTATTCCTGAAGCATACATTTTGAATAGATGGACACATGGGGCAAGAAAAATGGTAGTGGAAGATATCAGTGGAAAAGAAGTTGAGGAAGATGTTAATTTGGATTTTACACAACGGTATAGGATTCTTTGTCCTAAACTAGTAAAGATTGCTACACAAGCATCCAATTCAACTGAGGGATATGCATTGGTGAACAATGTTGCTAGTGATTTGTGTAAACAATTAGAAAATCTTTCTCGGCAAGCCCCAAACTTAAATGAAGAAGAATCAACGGAGGATTTAAATCTATATATAGTGAAAGggcttaaaaagaaagagaggaagaagaagccggGCTCCAATCCAA GCTTGCAGTTATGGAATGGTTAA
- the LOC122668538 gene encoding uncharacterized protein LOC122668538: MQKVQSVTFAEEVCYNGTLILKAFSSGLEIGTSNWPIHGPRRNITCLSSFIFESAHAMSFDYSSLQGNDLILFSDLSMLHDEVDVSKDSLAHKNQIESEVNHPTACGFSALRNNDNDGKNFIQSLIGTEEYSEEMDKLAFICSYAIDSVTQGGYVLVPIGRLGIVLQLLEQISQSLASANLNVKCLCSKSEPN, translated from the exons ATGCAGAAAGTACAGTCTGTTACATTTGCCGAAGAAGTCTGCTACAATGGAACATTGATTTTAAAAGCATTCAGTTCTGGCCTGGAAATAGGAACATCTAACTGGCCAATACATGGTCCAAGAAGAAACATTACCTGTTTGTCAAGCTTCATCTTCGAATCTGCTCATGCAATGAGTTTTGACTACAGTTCTCTTCAAGGGAATGATCTGATCCTATTTTCTGATCTCTCAATGTTGCATGATGAAGTTGATGTTAGTAAGGATTCCCTTGCCCATAAGAATCAGATAGAGTCTGAGGTCAACCACCCAACTGCCTGTGGTTTCTCAGCCCTAAG gaataatgataatgatggGAAGAATTTCATCCAATCACTCATTGGTACTGAAGAATATTCAGAGGAGATGGACAAGCTTGCTTTCATCTGCTCCTACGCCATAGACTCTGTTACACAAGGAGGTTATGTCCTTGTACCCATTGGTCGACTTGGAATTGTGTTGCAGCTTTTGGAGCAGATATCACAATCTCTTGCATCTGCAAACCTAAATGTAAAGTGCTTATGCTCGAAGTCTGAACCAAATTGA